The sequence below is a genomic window from Nostoc flagelliforme CCNUN1.
GACAGTATTAGTGTTTGCTTGTACCACAAGCATATCTAGACCGCTAATAATTCGGGTGGGGTCAAAAAATTGGGTAGTTATAGCTTGCGGGGATATGGATCTTGCTACCAGTGTACCGACGATCGCTTGTGCCCCTAAAAGAGTTACCAGCGTTCCCCCTAAATTCACCCACAGCCCTAAGCGTAATACTTGCACAGTCTCGCTTTTCCGAGGGCGGTTGCTGGGATTGGAGGATTCTAATTGCTTGCCAATTCTAGTGTAACGATAAGCTAAATAAATCCCTCCACCGAGAATAACCAGTCCACAAATTGCTAAAAATACGCCAAAGCCAGTCCCAGGATTATTACTAGGACTGCCAGTTCTTTGATTAAAGATGGCGAACAGCAACACAATTATGCTAGAAACAACGCCTAGTACTAGCTGAATCCAGAAGCTAATCCAACCTGTAAGGCGAAAAGTTTGGGCAATTGCCCGGAGAGTTGAGGAAGATGATGGAGCATCGGGAGTTTGTGACATACTGATCACCAATGTGCTGGGCGCTTGATTAAGGGACGCGAGGACAAGGAGACACAAAGACACGGAGAGTTCTTTCTCCTGGCCCCCGCGTTTCCCCATCTTTTTTCTGAATTTTCACGGTATCTGGAAAACCTCACTTCTATTTCTCTTTTCTAGAAGGAGAGAGACTTTGAATTTTCCCTCTTACAGTGTCGGGAAGGGGATTAGGGGGTTAAGTTAATCGTTAGCTTTTCCATATAACGTGAAAAGTCAGGTCTTCTTTCCCCCACCTTTGGGTCTTCTTTGATAAATTTACTATCACAATTGCCATAAGAGACAAGAGATTCTTTGATGGAGGAAATCAGTGATGGTTACTGCTTAAGTGTTTCCACTGCCGTAGCAGCTTTAACTCAGACATATCCCCTAGCGTAAGCTTTCAGAATTCGCATTGGGAAAATCACTGGAAAACAAAGTGTTTATTAACTTTTACAGACAAAATAGCATTTTACCTGTAAAATTTCTTCGATGGCATTTTATTGCTTAAGCAGTTCTAACTAGCTCGGCATCACTTAACACCAAGACAGTGACTTTGCCAGTGTCTGTTCGCTCCTCACCACTCGTATCGAGCTTGAGTAGGGATACATTATTTTGTGCCCCTAAAACTTGCAAACTCGTCCCACAACTTCACAGGCGTGGGGTAGTTATTTCGTATTTACGCAATGGATATCTAGTCTAAGTAGTTTTATATATATTACTCATTTAGTAGTAGCATTATATACTAACTACCAGGATTGTAGACTCTACCCTAAGGCATTTTTTTAGCCATTCACTAACCATGAAACTTGAGGATATATATCAATTCTTTGAGAATCCTCCGCCAACTTACCTTTGTCAGGAAGTAGCAGTTTGTTACATACTGTCTGTTTTGTTACAAGGTGAATCTTACGGAACCGAGTTGATTGAGCAATTAGAAACTGAATATCCAACCTATAGGCTTTCGGATACCGTACTTTATAGTGCAATCAAATTTCTGGAAGATGAAAGGGCAATCACTGGATATTGGAAGAAACTCGAAGGACGAGGACGCCCCAGGCGAATGTACCAAGTTTCTCCAGAATGGCAAGTTCAAGCGCAGGATTTAGCTTTTCAATGGCTTGACTACATCAATAGGAGGACAAAGTAACGAATAATTGATAATGAATAAGTCTCCTCCAGTCAAACAATAACAATTAGTTATGGATACTGCTATTCTGCCATCTACGTTCCTGCTAACCTTGTTGTTATCGGTTGGGCTGTTTTTCTTTATTCGTGCCTCGACTAAAGACCGCATAGAAACAGCACAATTGGTATCTGAGCAAGACGAAGCTGCTTTAATGTCTCAATTAAAAGAGTATTTTCGCTCGCGGTCTTACCGAGTGGCAGCGGTAGACCAAGAACAAAACAAAGTGACTTTTGAAGGTAATGTTCGCCCCAGTTGGTTCTTAGCTATATTTTTAACTCTGCTGGCAGCGACTGGTATTGTTTGTCTATCACTAGTCGTGTACCTGCTTTTTCCTAACCTCAGTACCTTTGTTCTGCCTATGGTACTGCTGTCACCTTTGAGTGGTCTATTTTATTGGAAAAAATCTGGAAGACTTGAGAAGGTGTCGCTCAAAGTAGAAACAACTAAGAACGAACAAACCTCCTCAAGTAAGATCACTGTAGTTGCCCATCGAGATGAACTCAGCGAGTTACAGAGGACTTTACAGCTCAAGGCTGGTGAATAATTGTTGGTTTTTATGACGATCTATTAACTATGATATGCAGACTTCTGACCTGACCTACTCTTTAGGAAATAGAAAGTAGGAAGGAGGAAACCGAGACTTCTGCTTTGTCAATTTTCCCCGCGACACAAGTCGTGGGGAAAAATTTAAATTCATTAACTTAAATTTGTTGACAGAGCTTGGTTAACAATTTACAGCACAAGAGCGCAACTTCACTGGCGCTTTTGGAGGCGCTTGCCTCTATACCGATTCCTTTCTGCATCATCACACTAGCATCAACCCATGCAATCTAGCTTGGTTTGAGACAAGTTGATTTTCCAACTACCTGGACTAGCCTTAAAAAGCAAATCAGCTCCAAACTAAAAAAAAATTAAATTTTGCATAAACTTAGCAATTTTGCCAGTTCAATAATAGTTAGGAGCCACATTCAATGCGTAAGATGACTGTTTATGGTTCACCGACTAGCTAAAGCAAGAGGTTCTTGACCTGGCGAAGGTTCTAACACCCTCAAGCTAGGAAACAAGAAATGGTTTTCCTCTACGTATTGAGCACCAAAGAGTCCCTTTTCTGCCCAGAAATAACGGTCTGTGGTGTGTTCATTTCGCTTTACGAGTAGCAACGCAGGTGGCAAAATACCTTCAGCTTGAATGAATCTTCTCGCTGCTGTCACAGGTTTTTCTTCGCCACTTTCGATGCTATATTGAGGCACATGTTCCAAAATTCGCCGTCCTTCCTGACGACGACGACTTTTCCTTTTGCGTCTCCTTGCCAATCTATTGTCCTCCTCTTTCAAGCTATAGATTGTAGTGATAGCTACAAAATCAGTCGTCATTATATAGGTTCTAGTTCAAAATATCAATAGTTTTTAACCTTTTAATTTAAGAAAATTAATATCTTTGGAGATAGAGAAAACAAAATAACCTAAGGATATAATCCCTTGGTACAAACCTTTCATGTAGAAGATTTTAGTTAAGCTTTATTAAATGGGTGAGGTCAAAACTAAGTATCTTCTCTTAATCATGCCTCAAAATCTGTAATATTGAGCAAAAGCTAAAAAATGTTAATGTCTGCCAGTTCCGATTTTCTTGCTCTATGTCGAGAGCAAATAGCGCTGCTAACCCAAGGGCTGGGAGCAACTTTAAGTATTGTGTACCTGACACAAGAATTGGTAGAGACTCCTTCGGGTGAGGCCAAACTGATTCCTGTAGTAATCTACCCGGAAACAGCATTATTACCAGCAGGGGAAGAGATTGCTGAAGCGACAGTACACAAGCAACTTCAAGTTGGAAATGTGTTTATATTACCCAATCAACAGAGAAGGTTATTGACAGCAGGATCAGAATCTCCAACCTCGTCGCCGGAGTCTGAGATACCAGATGCGTCTCAACCCCATCTAAAAGAGGAATATTTATTTAGTGGCAACCAAATTGTTTTACCTCTGGTTTATGAGGGTGTGATGATGGGGTTACTAGTGACGGGTAGGGAAGACCGGGTATGGAATGAACACGAGGAAAGTCAGATTCAACGGATAGCCCAAACATTGGCGATCGCTTGTATTTTAGATCAACGGCGAGCATGGTTTGAGCAGCAGTTGCATGAGCAACAAATTCTCCAAGAAAAACAGCGAGATTTGCTGGATAACCTGTTACATCAGTTTCGTAACCCTTTAACGGCATTGCGGACTTTTGGTAAACTGCTATTGAAAAGGTTGCGACCAGCAGATACCAACCGAAATGTGGCAAATAGTATTGTGCGGGAAAGCGATCGCCTCCAAGAATTGCTGCAACAATTTGATCAAGTAATTGACTTAACAGAGGCAGATTTAGCACCGCTACATCTCCCCGAAGAAGTATTTGTGGAAGCAACTATCCAAAAAGACGCTAAACCGCCGTTATTATTGCCGGGTACAGGAGATAAAGCAGTTGACTGCTCGTTAGCAGATATATTAGAACCATTATTAATATCAGCCAAAGCGATCGCACAAGAGCGAAAGCTAAAACTAATAACTGAAATTCAACAAAATTTACCCCTAGTACGTGCCAACGTCAAAGCATTACGAGAGGTCTTAACTAATATTATTGATAATGCTTTGAAATACACTCCCACTGGAGGCAAAATTTTGATTCAGGCGGGACAAGAAAAGGCTAATTTTCAAGGAATTGTCATTAGTGACAATGGGCCTGGCATTCCACCCCAAGATTTAGAGCATCTTGGAGAACGGCATTATCGGGGTGTACAAGCGCAAACAGAAATCCCCGGCACTGGTTTGGGGTTAGCGATCGCTAAACAATTAATAGAGCAAATGCAGGGCAAAATAGAGGTTTTTAGCCCTGCAATCAACTCTAAGCTAACTTCACCCGATGCGCCGGGGACTACATTTATTATTTGGTTGCCGGAAGTTGAGAATTAGTCATTAGTCATTAACAAAGACAAGTTACTCTTAACTATTTGAGCGAGACTAGTAAATTTTGATTGATGGTCATTTGTAAATCGGTATCCGGGTCAATAGCGATTAAGTCAACACTATTTCTGCCGAAGAATAGACCAACCAACGCACCGATACCAGCACCACCTAAGACTTCTTCTGTGGCAATGGCGCGATCGCCTGTGACGGCAGATACCGCAGCTGCTGCACCTGCGCCCAATACAGTATTCTTGATAATTGAAGCAGTACTAGTACCTTTGTTGACGGTTTCAGTCTTGGTAATCACTTCAGAGCTAGCGTTAAGCTGATACTCTTGACCTGTAGTTAAAACTAGTCTCTCGGCAACGAATTGAGAACCACCTGTAGCAGGTTTGAGTTGACCAATCACCTGACTACCAGCCGGAATCACTACAGCACCTTCTTGCGTAACCACGTTTTGGGATACTGTCAATGTCAAAGGCGCTGTTTCATCCTTTGTAACTAGAATTTTTTCTGCCTTGTCATACTTCACTGGGATAGCAGTCCCTTGAGGAATTGTCACAGCTATAGGTGTTGGGGTAGTAGACCCGACAGCCACGACATAAGGCGAGTTAATTGCTGAGGCTTGATTAGAACTAACCAAAGCTTGGTAAATAAAAGCTGCTACCTGGGCGCGAGTGGCGGTTGCAGTTGGATTCAGGAACTTCACATTAGGATAGTTGACCACAATTTGCTTCTCTGTTGCTGCTGCGATCGGGCTACGGGCATAGCTAGCGATGTTAGAAGCATCGTTGAAGTATTGCAGAGTGCTTTCGGTATTGCCGCTAGGACTATATTCCAGACCGTTGGCAAGGGAAACTAAAACCTGCTGGCGGGGAATAGCTTGGTTAGGCTCAAAACGATTTCCAGGATAACCAGATAAGAAACCAATGGTATAGGCTTGCCCAATGGCACTGGATGCCCAATAGTTGCTGGGCACATCAACAAAATTGATTGCCTGCCGTTGCGCTGGTTTTTGGAAAGCTTTGTTGACCATAGCGGCAAATTGAGCGCGTGTCACCGCTTCTTCAGGGCGGAAAGTACCATCAGGAAATCCGGCAATTACACCTCGCTGTGACAATTGTTGAATAAATTGTGCTGCCCAATAGTTAGATGAAACATCAGAAAAAGTAGTTTGAGCAAAAGATGGTGAAGCTGTAATGAAAGGCGCTACAGTACCGACTGTGACGCTTAAAGCCATGAGTGCTGCTGTTCCAGATTGCAAACGATTTAAAGTAAACATTAATTTTTAATCCCGGTACAATTAGTTTTTTTACTGTTAATTAATTAGACCTTTGCTGAAGTATTAGGTTCCAAATTATTTCTGCATTTTGAGAAAACCATTACTTGCGACATACAATATAATCAGATAGTAAAAATCAGAAAATACCTGCCAACACAGCTAGCAAGAGGTAACAGTCTAATCAGGCTTTTACCGATTAACGTTATTAAATAAGTATTTTAAAAAATATGAATACTGAGTGAGACGATACAGAGAGAGAATAGTTGCTGAAAAATAGATTTTTTAGGGTTAAAAATGAAGGCGATCGCACACTATAGTTAAAGTGGCGATCGCCTATCAGGGATGATTAAAGTCACAACTGGAATTGAGTTAAGACATAAGACAGTTAATTGCTGGGGTTGGACACGACATAGGGCGAGTTAATTGCTGGGGCTTGATTAGAACTAACCAATGCTTGGTAAATAAAAGCTGCTACCTGGGCGCGAGTAGCAGTTGCAGTTGGATTCAGGGACTTCACATTAGGATAGTTCACCACAATTTGCTTTTCAGTTGCTGCTGCGATCGGGCTACGGGCGTAGCTAGCGATGTTAGAGGCATCGTTGAAATACCTCAGAATGCTTTCGTTATTGCCACCAGAACTATATCCCAGACCGTTGGCGAGGGAAACCAAAACCTGCTGACGGGGAATAGCCTGGTTAGGCTGAAAGCGATTACCAGGATATCCTGATAAGAAACCAATGCTATAGGCTTGCCCAATGGCACTGGATGCCCAGTAGTTGCTAGGCACATCAGAAAATTTGATCGCCTGCCGTTGCTGTGATTTTTGGAAAGCTTTGTTGACCATTGCGGCAAATTGAGCGCGTGTCACAGGTTCTTCAGGGCGGAAGCTACCATCAGGAAACCCGGCAATTATACCTCGCTGTGACAATTGTTGAATAAATTGTGCCGCCCAATAGTTGCTAGGCACATCAGAAAAAGCAGTAGTTTGAGCCAAAGATGAAGGAGTAGTTTGAGCCAAAGATGTCGGGGAGCATCCCACTTGGATGGGTTTGTTTTGCAAAGTATAAATCATTGGCTCACAAACTAAACTTGCCGACTTAGACTCTACATTAGTCCGCCTTGGCGGATTTTGTTTATCTAGCTGTGATTGCCAATTTTCAGATATTTTTTCTAGAGTGGGATGCTTACTTAAAAACTCTGAGTCTGCAACAACATCGTTAGGTCCCTTAACACTTACCTTAGAACTATTGAGGTAGATATTATAGTCATAAGTAACGTTTTTAGTTTTATAACTACTGTTAATATTCTTGCCAGGGAAAGCATAGAGAATATTCCTTAATATTCTGACATCCGATGAATTATTAGCAAATATTTGCCCATCTTTAATTTCTGGACTCTGATTATTTAAAACAGCAGTGTTATTTACAATATCAACATGATCACTTATAAATGTATGAATCCCGGAACCACCATTATTAAATGTAAGATTATTTTTAACTAAAGTACGTCCTGTATATGCACTTAATTTTAAGTTCTTCTGCTCATTTTTTAAACTATCGATAATGATGCCATTTCCATCTGTAATCTTTCCGACTGCGATCCAAGGGATGTACATGCGATTGTTGTAGCTTTTGTTGTTAGTTACGAACATCTTGTATCCCCGGTTATTGTCAGAATTCCAATTGTTCAGCATTGAAATGCCACTGTTACCATAAACACTATACCAGGCATTATTGAACACCACGTTATTATCTATTGTCACATAGTCGGATTGAATCGCTGAAATACCTGCTCCTCCACAGTCATGCACTTTGTTGTTCAGAATACGGATGTGATGAACACGACCATTGCTTCGTCCGTCAACGCTGATGCAGTTTCCATTAGTCAGTGGGTTTCGTTTGTTAGTCTTCTGACTCATCGCATAATCAAGGGTGATATTGGCATTGTTCCCTATGACCTCTAGCCCGTTGATCTCGATATATGAAGCTCCATTTGAAATCAGGATACCGTTCCATGTATTGTGCTGAATTTTTGGGGAATGCCCAGGATATGCTTTATACTTAATCCATGCTTTTGCAGTTCCAGAACGTTTAATACTTACTACACTCCCAGCTTTGGCTATATTTTTGTATACTCCGTTCATAATCAATACTGTATCGCCAGGGTTGGTAAGGTCTGCTGCCTTTTGAATTGTCCTAAAGGCGGCTGAAGTAGAGAGTCCGCTATTTTGGTCTTTTCCACTACCACTAACATAGTATGTTTTCGGTTTTGAATTGGCGCTAATTACCTGGCGGCTGGATAGGCTCATTTCATTATTAGTGGATACCTCATCGACGTTTTGAGCTAAAAATTCTTTTATCCTTTCTCCCTGAGTTAAAAGAATTAATCCTACGGGAATTGCAAGATATGCGCCTATACCTAAACCTCGAATTTCCATAAGTAAAAGCTCCTTTATTGCCACTATTTAATAAAAGTATCAGGATATTACGTAATTTTGAATACTCTTTTGGATAGAGAAGAAAATAGAGCCGATTTTCCTAGCTCCCCACATAGCAGAATTAAATAAGGATTCTAATAAATATTGATACTGATTAAGACAATATAGACGTAGAATAGTTGCTGTTAAATATAATTTTTTACTGTCAAAAATTAAGGCGAACGCACAGTATATTTAAAGTTGCGATCGCCTATCAGGGGTGATTAAAGTCACGACTTGAATTGAGTTAAATCTAGTAGCGGGATATTGGTACTAAATTCAAGTTAGAATTCAGTGTGAGCCTCAAATCCTGTGCTGGTCTAAGAACAAAGGCATTTCCTTGTTTTTTCCGCAACAGGACACTTGCTCCCGCACCCGCAGCCCCACCGATAACAGGTTTTAAATCGTCAATTCTGCGGTTACCAGTAACTAGTGAACCTAAAAGACCAGCACCCGCACCGATAGCTGCATCAGTTAAAACCTGACCTGTGCTGGGGCCCTGTGAAACTTTTTGAGTTGTAGTATATGTCCGAGAACTTGCATTAATCGACTGACGCTGACCATTAGAAAATTCTAATTCTTGAGCTACAAACCGCACGCCTTTTCTTTGGTTATCATCTGTATCTCTTGAATAACTATCTAGGTCAACAGATTCTAGTCGTCCATTTACTTTAGTACCGGCGGGAATCAAGACATTTCTATTTCTGTCGATAATGTCATTCGCTATTCTCAAGGTTAAAGATTTAGTTTCCCCAGGAGCAATAGTGATTGTCTCTTTCTCGTAGGTAACAGGTAAAGCAACCCCAGAAGGAATGGTAACGCTTCCATATTGTCCAGTTCTGTCTTGCCCAATTCTGTATTGTGCATTAGCAGGAGCTAAAGTTAACAGTGGGGCAGTGACGCCTGCGGTAACGGCTATTGCCATGAGCGCAGCAGTTCCAGATTTCCATTGATGTAAGCGAGTCATAAGTGGGTAAACCTTTGTGTATGTTATGTATCTAATGACGTGGGTTCACTGAGTTTGTTTCTGAAAGTTATGAAACCTGTTTATAAGCGCATTCCAAATATTAAGGTGCTTATATAATCTGGAGTTTGTGTTGCAGCTACGCCTATCGGAGATATCGCTCCTCAGAATTTGTATCTTGCTAATGCGCGTCACTAAATAGATGGTGAGAGACTCTCAACATGACGCAAAATAAGTCTAATTGTTTCCAGAGTTGTTTCATTCTTTACGTCCACATATCTACACCACTGAATAGAGGGGAATGGGCTGACTGCGAACTCTTACTTCTATTGTAGATTTATTTGCTAAAACTTAGAAAAGGTTTTCGCTTTCTTTGTCAGTCAGGAGCAAAGCCAGGGACACCTCATCTTTCGTAAGGGCATAGGATGGTCTATTTACCATCGCAGGATAATTAAGAAAAGCCTGAAAACTTCCTATTTTAGGTAATTCACATCACGATGCATTTGTACAGTAAGTAAGTCCTGTTCAGCTAAAAGTCATGTCCCGCAATGAACTTCAGTTCCTTGTTAATAGCAAAAGTCATCTCTTGATGACTAAGATATACCCAAAATCTTTAGTCTACTTCAGTAGACTTTAGCTAAAAGCCAAAGAACTTTAGTTCCAGGCGGGTGAGCCAGCCCACAGTTAAGCTAAAAATAGCTTAAGTTGACACCAATGAACGCAGTGGTTGCCCAACCTACAGATATTATAAGTGTTTAAGCTAATCTGTATATCACTGCCCCTTGCACGTCTTCTAAGAGCTAGTTTCTCAAGTAGTAAAGGTTATTGGGATTGAAGAATTCAGGAGTCAGAATTTAGGAGTCAGAATGCAATCAGTGGAGGATTCAGACCCCCACTGATTGAATACCACCAAATTAAAAATTTGGTGGGGGTCTTAAACCCACTTATTCATCCGCCAGTCGTACAGAATTCATGCTGAATTCTGACTCCTGACTCCTGAATTCTGTTTGATAAATTTTGATGCGATCGCAGCAATTCTTGTGCTGGGTTAAAATTTATCAATTATGGAATATGGGTATGTAGCGGTTTTCAATTGTATAAAATGCATAAAATACAGGAGCTAGTAGTGTGGGCGTCTTAAGAGAGTTGAGCAAACTGACTTATCGTTGCTAGGATTTAT
It includes:
- a CDS encoding PadR family transcriptional regulator; translation: MKLEDIYQFFENPPPTYLCQEVAVCYILSVLLQGESYGTELIEQLETEYPTYRLSDTVLYSAIKFLEDERAITGYWKKLEGRGRPRRMYQVSPEWQVQAQDLAFQWLDYINRRTK
- a CDS encoding DUF3611 family protein produces the protein MSQTPDAPSSSSTLRAIAQTFRLTGWISFWIQLVLGVVSSIIVLLFAIFNQRTGSPSNNPGTGFGVFLAICGLVILGGGIYLAYRYTRIGKQLESSNPSNRPRKSETVQVLRLGLWVNLGGTLVTLLGAQAIVGTLVARSISPQAITTQFFDPTRIISGLDMLVVQANTNTVSAHFAGVIASLWLLNRINRP
- a CDS encoding S-layer homology domain-containing protein yields the protein MFTLNRLQSGTAALMALSVTVGTVAPFITASPSFAQTTFSDVSSNYWAAQFIQQLSQRGVIAGFPDGTFRPEEAVTRAQFAAMVNKAFQKPAQRQAINFVDVPSNYWASSAIGQAYTIGFLSGYPGNRFEPNQAIPRQQVLVSLANGLEYSPSGNTESTLQYFNDASNIASYARSPIAAATEKQIVVNYPNVKFLNPTATATRAQVAAFIYQALVSSNQASAINSPYVVAVGSTTPTPIAVTIPQGTAIPVKYDKAEKILVTKDETAPLTLTVSQNVVTQEGAVVIPAGSQVIGQLKPATGGSQFVAERLVLTTGQEYQLNASSEVITKTETVNKGTSTASIIKNTVLGAGAAAAVSAVTGDRAIATEEVLGGAGIGALVGLFFGRNSVDLIAIDPDTDLQMTINQNLLVSLK
- a CDS encoding GAF domain-containing sensor histidine kinase is translated as MLMSASSDFLALCREQIALLTQGLGATLSIVYLTQELVETPSGEAKLIPVVIYPETALLPAGEEIAEATVHKQLQVGNVFILPNQQRRLLTAGSESPTSSPESEIPDASQPHLKEEYLFSGNQIVLPLVYEGVMMGLLVTGREDRVWNEHEESQIQRIAQTLAIACILDQRRAWFEQQLHEQQILQEKQRDLLDNLLHQFRNPLTALRTFGKLLLKRLRPADTNRNVANSIVRESDRLQELLQQFDQVIDLTEADLAPLHLPEEVFVEATIQKDAKPPLLLPGTGDKAVDCSLADILEPLLISAKAIAQERKLKLITEIQQNLPLVRANVKALREVLTNIIDNALKYTPTGGKILIQAGQEKANFQGIVISDNGPGIPPQDLEHLGERHYRGVQAQTEIPGTGLGLAIAKQLIEQMQGKIEVFSPAINSKLTSPDAPGTTFIIWLPEVEN
- a CDS encoding cofactor assembly of complex C subunit B, producing the protein MDTAILPSTFLLTLLLSVGLFFFIRASTKDRIETAQLVSEQDEAALMSQLKEYFRSRSYRVAAVDQEQNKVTFEGNVRPSWFLAIFLTLLAATGIVCLSLVVYLLFPNLSTFVLPMVLLSPLSGLFYWKKSGRLEKVSLKVETTKNEQTSSSKITVVAHRDELSELQRTLQLKAGE
- a CDS encoding DUF3155 domain-containing protein, which codes for MARRRKRKSRRRQEGRRILEHVPQYSIESGEEKPVTAARRFIQAEGILPPALLLVKRNEHTTDRYFWAEKGLFGAQYVEENHFLFPSLRVLEPSPGQEPLALASR
- a CDS encoding conjugal transfer protein TrbI encodes the protein MTRLHQWKSGTAALMAIAVTAGVTAPLLTLAPANAQYRIGQDRTGQYGSVTIPSGVALPVTYEKETITIAPGETKSLTLRIANDIIDRNRNVLIPAGTKVNGRLESVDLDSYSRDTDDNQRKGVRFVAQELEFSNGQRQSINASSRTYTTTQKVSQGPSTGQVLTDAAIGAGAGLLGSLVTGNRRIDDLKPVIGGAAGAGASVLLRKKQGNAFVLRPAQDLRLTLNSNLNLVPISRY